One part of the Planctomycetia bacterium genome encodes these proteins:
- a CDS encoding ThuA domain-containing protein: MSVDRRHFLNSTLAAVGSSFLMQAASAKTSENKKLLVFTRSQGFQHDVVNRNKPDGKKFLGEKGKLSHAEFLLTQWGKENNIDVTCTKDGRVFIPEEIAKYDAFFFYTTGDLTKEKAVDGSVAMPKEGKQALLDAIAKGKGFIGSHCATDTFHSKGDQQKNQPDSERDPYIQMIGGEFIVHGEQFKAKMKVCSSFPAVKGMDDFNLHEEWYSLKNFAPNLHVILAQDSSEANAMWKRDKNPKRVEGGNAFHIRPLHPATWARMHDKGRVFYTSMGHREDVWTNDTFKTILMSGLNWTLGRFDADVSANISKATPEASVLRS, from the coding sequence ATGTCTGTGGATCGTCGCCATTTTCTGAATAGCACTCTGGCTGCCGTCGGCTCATCCTTTCTGATGCAGGCAGCGAGTGCCAAAACGAGTGAGAACAAGAAGCTTCTGGTTTTCACCCGATCACAAGGCTTCCAGCATGATGTCGTCAATCGCAACAAGCCGGATGGCAAGAAGTTCCTCGGCGAGAAGGGGAAACTGTCTCACGCTGAATTTCTGCTGACCCAGTGGGGTAAAGAGAACAACATTGATGTGACCTGCACCAAGGATGGTCGAGTGTTCATACCGGAAGAAATCGCCAAGTACGATGCATTCTTCTTTTACACAACCGGCGATTTAACCAAAGAGAAGGCAGTGGATGGTTCTGTAGCTATGCCTAAAGAGGGCAAGCAGGCCCTTCTCGATGCCATTGCCAAGGGAAAGGGGTTTATCGGCAGCCATTGTGCGACCGATACGTTCCACAGCAAAGGTGACCAACAGAAGAACCAGCCTGATTCAGAACGTGATCCATATATTCAGATGATTGGCGGAGAGTTCATCGTTCACGGCGAACAGTTCAAGGCAAAAATGAAGGTGTGCAGTTCCTTCCCCGCGGTCAAGGGGATGGACGATTTCAACTTGCACGAAGAGTGGTACTCGCTCAAGAATTTTGCCCCAAATCTGCATGTCATCCTTGCCCAGGACAGTAGCGAGGCGAATGCCATGTGGAAGCGTGACAAGAACCCCAAGCGGGTGGAAGGTGGCAATGCGTTCCACATCAGGCCGCTGCACCCGGCTACCTGGGCGAGGATGCATGATAAAGGCCGCGTGTTCTACACTTCGATGGGGCATCGCGAAGATGTCTGGACGAATGACACCTTCAAAACCATTCTCATGAGCGGCCTCAACTGGACACTGGGGCGATTCGATGCGGATGTATCGGCGAATATTTCCAAAGCAACGCCGGAAGCTTCGGTGTTACGCAGTTAA
- a CDS encoding gamma-glutamyl-gamma-aminobutyrate hydrolase family protein codes for MSRPVIGIPMQTLDPIPGQTPLCWIMGQTYVRVLTEQGAVPWLIPPLVGDVDTLRAIYEHLNGIFLTGGVDVDPSNYDESKDVLCGKTDKSRDWAEMQLVRWALEDKKPVLGVCRGAQLLNVALGGTLYQDVGKFYEQSIKHDYFPTPERWTRDMYAHMVNIEPGTRLAAIVKSDRIQVNSMHHQGIKKLAEPLRANSWAPDGLIEGVEGRNGQFLVGVQWHPEELTRRDMAMHQLFQAFIDEVQQFQPVTATTTPQWSFMKVNG; via the coding sequence ATGTCTCGACCTGTGATTGGCATACCCATGCAAACTCTTGATCCGATTCCGGGTCAGACGCCGCTTTGCTGGATCATGGGGCAGACCTATGTTCGTGTGCTGACAGAGCAGGGTGCTGTACCTTGGCTGATTCCGCCTCTGGTCGGTGATGTGGATACCCTGCGAGCTATTTACGAACATTTGAATGGCATCTTCCTGACGGGCGGCGTGGATGTCGACCCCAGCAATTACGATGAATCGAAGGATGTCCTCTGCGGCAAGACTGACAAGTCACGCGACTGGGCCGAGATGCAACTCGTCCGGTGGGCTTTGGAAGACAAGAAACCGGTTCTCGGTGTCTGCAGAGGTGCACAACTGCTTAACGTGGCTTTGGGTGGCACGCTTTATCAGGATGTAGGCAAGTTCTACGAGCAGTCAATCAAGCACGATTACTTCCCCACGCCTGAACGCTGGACCCGCGATATGTATGCCCACATGGTTAACATCGAACCGGGCACCCGCCTCGCCGCTATTGTCAAATCTGACAGGATTCAGGTCAACAGCATGCATCACCAGGGTATCAAGAAACTGGCTGAGCCATTGCGGGCAAACTCCTGGGCTCCTGATGGCCTGATCGAAGGTGTGGAAGGCCGAAACGGACAGTTCCTCGTCGGCGTGCAATGGCATCCGGAAGAACTGACTCGCCGCGACATGGCCATGCACCAGTTATTCCAGGCATTCATTGATGAAGTGCAACAGTTCCAACCTGTTACAGCCACTACAACCCCACAGTGGTCGTTCATGAAGGTGAATGGTTAG
- a CDS encoding esterase family protein, translating to MHRERHKWFSPRLHRDMELEIWGHAGARVLVFPTSQGRYFEFSDRGMINVMADSIHRGWVQVYCVDSVDAESWYAYHKHPHDRFRRHAEYDAYLVNEVLPLSQQKNNNPFLITLGASFGGYHALNFGLKHPNLVSRILCMSGLCDISSFSDGHSSDDLYFNNPMQFIANEHDGYRLAALRKQDIILAVGKDDRLCDSNRRMSNLLWSRGIGNALRLWDGWSHDWPYWEKMIRLYLSGHD from the coding sequence ATGCATCGTGAGCGACACAAGTGGTTCAGTCCCCGACTTCACCGTGATATGGAACTCGAAATCTGGGGGCATGCAGGTGCCCGTGTTCTGGTTTTCCCCACTTCCCAAGGTCGTTATTTCGAATTCTCCGACCGTGGCATGATCAATGTCATGGCAGATTCCATTCACCGTGGCTGGGTGCAGGTGTACTGTGTCGATTCAGTCGATGCCGAAAGCTGGTATGCCTACCACAAGCATCCTCACGACCGTTTCCGCCGACATGCTGAATACGATGCCTATCTCGTCAATGAAGTGCTGCCGCTCAGTCAGCAGAAAAACAACAATCCATTTCTGATCACCCTGGGTGCCAGCTTTGGTGGCTACCATGCACTCAACTTCGGCCTGAAACACCCTAATCTGGTCAGCCGCATTCTCTGCATGAGCGGCTTGTGCGACATCAGCAGCTTTAGCGATGGCCATTCCAGCGATGATCTCTACTTCAACAACCCCATGCAGTTCATTGCCAATGAACATGATGGCTACCGGCTTGCTGCCCTGCGTAAGCAGGACATCATCCTGGCCGTAGGCAAGGATGATCGACTATGTGATAGTAACCGACGCATGTCCAATCTGCTCTGGAGCCGAGGTATCGGCAACGCTCTCAGGCTTTGGGACGGCTGGTCACACGATTGGCCTTACTGGGAGAAAATGATTAGATTGTACCTGTCAGGGCATGATTAA
- the rbfA gene encoding 30S ribosome-binding factor RbfA produces MKSYRPARIAEVIREVAAETILFKMQDPRIRGVTVTRVEVPSDLQTGKIYVSVLGSESDVDQCLQGLNHSAGFIQRHLADRLKLRYTPALSFHLDKGLINSQAVSRLLQNENRKSGESISPDANEDGTDSTATGEEPVSIKE; encoded by the coding sequence ATGAAAAGCTACCGACCGGCCCGAATTGCGGAAGTAATCCGCGAAGTGGCCGCTGAAACGATCCTGTTCAAGATGCAAGACCCACGAATTCGTGGAGTGACCGTGACGCGCGTGGAAGTGCCCAGCGACCTGCAGACCGGAAAGATTTATGTTTCCGTACTGGGTAGCGAATCAGACGTTGATCAGTGTCTCCAGGGGTTGAACCATTCAGCTGGTTTTATCCAGCGACATCTGGCAGACCGATTGAAACTGCGTTATACTCCAGCACTCAGTTTTCATCTGGACAAGGGACTGATCAACAGCCAGGCAGTCAGCAGGCTGTTACAGAATGAGAACAGGAAATCAGGCGAAAGTATTTCACCTGATGCAAACGAGGATGGAACCGATTCTACTGCAACAGGTGAAGAGCCTGTTTCGATCAAGGAGTGA
- a CDS encoding DUF503 domain-containing protein has product MYVGTLKVYLILRQSRSLKDKRQVVSSIKDRLQQSFNISVAEVDLMDDRQQAVLGIAMVSNEASHLQGALQKIVDALRSHPVAELAKFELEA; this is encoded by the coding sequence ATGTACGTAGGCACGCTGAAAGTCTATCTGATTCTACGGCAAAGCCGATCTCTGAAGGATAAAAGGCAGGTGGTTAGCAGCATCAAGGATCGCCTGCAGCAGTCTTTCAACATTTCCGTTGCGGAAGTCGACTTGATGGATGATCGCCAGCAGGCTGTACTGGGCATTGCCATGGTCAGTAACGAAGCGAGCCATTTACAGGGGGCCTTGCAGAAGATTGTCGATGCATTGCGATCACATCCGGTAGCAGAGCTAGCCAAATTCGAGTTAGAGGCTTAA
- a CDS encoding DEAD/DEAH box helicase has protein sequence MDEFPLFRPVRLSSQADARPDRNLLVQSTHTAERFVPPQVKDIELFLNCSVFEVPIVSKLEPRIRPAEVKLQTPIIRPLPGTQKLQLHVQVETWKFPETGKPNVVTRESQQSERISISPEEHLEKILTPPAKPATRQKPPAELVLLKERLLTLLQPPLENLFAGKRIELPFKPFPYQMEGIAFLMPRHGALLADEMGLGKTMQAIVTLRLLLHAQEVHRVLIVCPKPLVPNWLNELKLWAPDVPVEVIGGDAITRKVAWTASKTPVKLVNYELLTRDVDFALDPEVEFDLVILDEAQRIKNEGNKTAEVTKSLKRSRSWALTGTPIENRPADLINIWSFVHPNNIPHDTPARELAHMTRDGILRRVKEDVMKDMPPKLIQDVYLELTPAQKEAYELAEKEGIVHLNDLGETITVQHVFELVMRLKQICNFDPRTGQSTKLDQLLSDMEEVADSGRKAIVFSQWVEPLEMLAQHLKEFGPLLYHGKVPHKERQGVLDAFKHDPRKHVILMSYGTGSVGLNLQFSNYVFLFDRWWNPAVEDQAINRAHRIGQKSTVFVKRFVTEQTIECRICEVLEHKRRLFEEIIAQNGPPTSLGLNESEIFGLFSLKPPARKVAA, from the coding sequence ATGGATGAGTTTCCACTTTTTCGACCGGTCCGCCTCAGCAGTCAGGCTGATGCCAGGCCTGATCGTAACCTGCTGGTTCAATCGACGCACACTGCTGAACGATTTGTTCCACCTCAGGTCAAGGACATTGAATTATTCCTGAATTGCAGCGTATTCGAAGTTCCCATCGTCTCGAAACTTGAACCCCGCATCAGACCAGCGGAAGTGAAACTGCAGACGCCTATCATTCGCCCGTTGCCCGGAACGCAAAAGCTGCAACTTCACGTACAGGTGGAAACCTGGAAGTTTCCTGAAACAGGCAAGCCGAATGTTGTTACGAGAGAAAGCCAGCAATCGGAACGCATCAGTATCTCGCCAGAAGAGCATCTGGAAAAGATACTGACTCCACCTGCCAAGCCTGCGACACGCCAGAAGCCTCCCGCTGAGTTGGTACTGCTGAAAGAACGATTGCTGACGCTGCTACAGCCTCCGCTGGAAAACCTGTTTGCGGGCAAGAGGATTGAGCTGCCTTTCAAACCATTTCCTTACCAGATGGAGGGTATTGCCTTCCTGATGCCTCGACACGGCGCCTTACTCGCGGATGAAATGGGTCTGGGCAAAACGATGCAGGCGATAGTCACGCTTCGTCTATTGCTGCATGCTCAGGAAGTGCACCGTGTCCTGATTGTGTGCCCCAAGCCACTGGTACCCAACTGGCTTAATGAACTGAAGCTCTGGGCACCCGATGTTCCGGTGGAAGTAATAGGTGGCGATGCGATTACCCGCAAGGTGGCCTGGACGGCATCCAAGACGCCGGTCAAGCTGGTGAATTACGAACTGCTGACGCGGGACGTCGATTTCGCATTAGATCCCGAGGTCGAATTTGACCTGGTGATTCTCGATGAAGCACAACGCATCAAGAACGAAGGGAACAAGACTGCGGAGGTGACCAAATCGTTGAAGCGTTCTCGCAGTTGGGCTTTAACTGGCACACCGATTGAAAATCGACCTGCAGATCTGATCAACATCTGGTCGTTCGTGCATCCGAATAACATACCGCACGATACGCCTGCGAGGGAACTGGCACACATGACACGCGATGGCATCCTGCGACGAGTGAAAGAGGATGTCATGAAAGACATGCCTCCCAAACTGATTCAGGATGTGTACCTTGAACTGACGCCAGCCCAGAAAGAAGCCTATGAACTGGCGGAAAAAGAAGGCATTGTTCACCTGAATGATCTGGGCGAAACCATCACGGTTCAGCATGTCTTCGAACTTGTCATGAGATTGAAACAGATTTGCAACTTTGATCCACGCACCGGCCAAAGCACCAAGCTGGACCAACTACTTTCCGACATGGAAGAAGTAGCTGATTCTGGCCGCAAGGCCATTGTTTTTTCACAGTGGGTGGAGCCGTTGGAAATGCTGGCCCAGCACTTGAAGGAATTCGGACCCCTGCTCTACCATGGCAAAGTGCCTCACAAAGAAAGACAAGGCGTACTCGATGCATTCAAGCATGACCCTCGCAAACATGTTATTCTCATGAGTTATGGCACCGGCAGCGTGGGGCTGAATCTGCAGTTCTCCAATTATGTTTTCCTTTTTGATCGCTGGTGGAACCCGGCAGTGGAAGACCAGGCCATCAACCGGGCGCATCGAATTGGTCAGAAAAGCACCGTGTTTGTCAAACGATTCGTCACCGAGCAGACAATTGAATGCAGAATCTGCGAAGTGCTTGAGCACAAGCGGCGGTTGTTCGAAGAGATCATTGCCCAGAATGGCCCGCCTACCAGTTTAGGGCTGAATGAATCGGAGATTTTCGGGCTGTTTAGTTTGAAGCCGCCGGCACGCAAGGTGGCTGCGTGA
- a CDS encoding citrate synthase produces MASEAPTAVIAPGLDNIPVAESAVSYIDGKRARLEYRGIAAETLAKESCFEETTFLLLNGKLPTQKELVDFDNDLRTRRKLKTKILDLMSCLPEKGNTMGILQGMVALQSSYYATKPVTADPKDNWDAVLRIIASMPTIIAAYHRIRNGDKPLDPRDDLDHAGNFYWMLFERIPTPAVRKVLDACFILHAEHTMNASTFSARVVGSTLADPYAVISAAIGTLSGPLHGGANEEVLPVLEEIGEPSNARAWLEKAVATKRKIMGFGHRVYKVKDPRATVLQELAEHVFVESGKPKMYETAVEMERAAVSILGPKGIFPNVDFYSGIVYKALGIPVDLFTPIFALARSAGWLSHWCEQISKNRIYRPEQVFVGIEDAEYIPLEQRAS; encoded by the coding sequence ATGGCGAGCGAGGCACCCACTGCAGTTATTGCCCCGGGGTTGGACAATATTCCCGTGGCAGAGTCTGCCGTCAGTTACATCGATGGCAAACGTGCCAGGCTGGAATACCGTGGCATTGCTGCAGAAACGCTGGCCAAGGAAAGCTGCTTTGAAGAAACCACCTTCCTGCTGCTCAATGGCAAACTGCCCACGCAGAAGGAACTGGTTGATTTCGATAATGATCTGCGTACGCGTCGCAAGCTTAAAACCAAAATTCTCGATCTAATGTCCTGCCTGCCTGAAAAAGGCAACACGATGGGAATCCTGCAGGGCATGGTCGCCTTGCAGAGTTCCTACTATGCCACCAAACCGGTGACGGCTGATCCCAAAGACAACTGGGATGCGGTGCTGCGCATCATCGCCAGCATGCCCACGATCATTGCCGCTTACCATCGCATTCGCAATGGCGATAAGCCACTCGATCCTCGTGATGACCTCGATCATGCTGGCAACTTTTACTGGATGCTGTTCGAACGCATACCCACGCCTGCAGTCCGCAAAGTGCTCGATGCCTGCTTTATTCTGCATGCTGAGCACACCATGAATGCTTCTACGTTCTCAGCCCGCGTGGTCGGTTCAACGTTGGCTGATCCCTATGCAGTCATCAGCGCTGCCATCGGCACACTTTCCGGCCCATTACATGGCGGTGCCAACGAGGAAGTATTGCCGGTACTGGAAGAAATTGGCGAACCTTCCAACGCTCGTGCCTGGCTCGAAAAAGCTGTTGCCACCAAGCGCAAGATCATGGGCTTTGGCCATCGCGTGTACAAGGTGAAAGACCCTCGCGCTACCGTTTTGCAGGAATTGGCGGAACACGTTTTCGTCGAATCAGGCAAGCCGAAGATGTACGAAACGGCCGTTGAAATGGAACGAGCCGCAGTCAGTATCCTCGGTCCGAAAGGCATTTTCCCCAATGTCGATTTCTATTCTGGCATTGTCTACAAAGCCCTGGGCATTCCGGTCGATCTTTTTACACCCATCTTCGCACTGGCACGTTCCGCAGGCTGGCTCTCCCACTGGTGCGAGCAGATCAGCAAGAACCGCATCTACCGGCCTGAACAGGTCTTCGTCGGCATCGAAGACGCTGAATATATTCCGTTAGAACAAAGGGCCTCGTAG
- the serS gene encoding serine--tRNA ligase codes for MLDAQFVADNLELIRQNCVNRNVKADLDRIPTLVADRKNLVKEVQAIQAKQNELAKSTGKEKDPAKRQALIDEGRGLRTQVGDLEAKQKTIDEELRVVLRTIPNLTHPDAPVGIDSSANKVIKTWGTPTKFDFKPLDHVALCEKLDLCDFEAGSQVAGPKFYFLKNEAALMEVALIQFAMSTLSKAGYIPIITPDMAKVDVLEGIGFIPRGPETQIYSVENTDLCMVATAEITLGGMCMNQILDESKLPTKYVGLSHCFRTEAGAPGRDTRGMYRVHQFTKVEMFAYSTPEQSEAVHQEILQQEEAIFQALGIPYQVIDTCTGDLGGPAYRKYDLEAWMPGRGTAGEYGEVTSTSNCTEFQARRLNIRTKAPGGKGTRFAHTLNGTAVAVTRAIIAILENNQQADGSVVIPEVLRPFIGKDKIVARG; via the coding sequence ATGCTTGATGCACAATTTGTTGCTGACAACCTGGAACTGATCCGACAGAACTGCGTCAATCGCAATGTCAAAGCCGATCTGGATCGCATTCCCACTCTGGTTGCCGACCGTAAAAACCTGGTCAAGGAAGTGCAGGCGATCCAGGCGAAACAGAACGAACTAGCCAAAAGTACAGGTAAAGAAAAAGATCCAGCCAAGCGGCAGGCACTGATTGATGAAGGCCGTGGCTTACGTACCCAGGTGGGTGATCTGGAGGCAAAACAGAAGACCATTGATGAAGAACTGCGTGTAGTGCTTCGCACGATTCCGAACCTGACACATCCTGATGCACCCGTGGGCATTGATTCATCAGCAAACAAAGTCATTAAGACTTGGGGAACACCTACGAAGTTCGATTTCAAACCACTCGATCATGTCGCACTCTGCGAAAAGCTCGATCTGTGCGATTTCGAGGCTGGTTCACAGGTTGCCGGGCCGAAGTTCTACTTTCTGAAGAATGAAGCGGCACTGATGGAAGTGGCCCTCATTCAGTTTGCCATGAGCACGTTGTCCAAGGCTGGGTACATTCCCATTATCACGCCCGACATGGCGAAGGTTGATGTGCTGGAAGGTATCGGCTTCATTCCACGTGGACCCGAAACACAAATCTACTCGGTGGAAAACACCGACTTGTGCATGGTTGCTACCGCTGAGATTACCCTCGGCGGCATGTGCATGAATCAGATACTCGATGAATCCAAACTGCCAACAAAATATGTGGGTTTGTCTCACTGCTTCCGAACGGAAGCTGGTGCACCAGGCCGCGATACCCGTGGCATGTACCGCGTGCATCAGTTCACCAAGGTGGAAATGTTCGCCTACAGCACGCCAGAACAATCGGAAGCGGTGCATCAGGAAATTCTGCAGCAGGAAGAAGCCATCTTCCAGGCACTGGGCATTCCTTACCAGGTGATTGATACCTGCACTGGCGATCTGGGTGGGCCAGCTTATCGCAAATACGATCTGGAAGCCTGGATGCCCGGCCGAGGCACCGCAGGCGAGTATGGTGAAGTCACCAGCACGAGTAACTGCACCGAGTTCCAGGCACGCCGGCTCAACATCCGCACCAAAGCGCCGGGCGGTAAAGGCACCCGCTTTGCCCATACACTCAACGGCACCGCAGTTGCAGTCACACGGGCTATCATTGCTATTCTGGAAAATAATCAACAGGCTGATGGAAGTGTTGTCATACCTGAAGTGCTCAGGCCATTTATCGGGAAGGATAAGATTGTGGCACGTGGCTAA
- a CDS encoding 1-deoxy-D-xylulose-5-phosphate reductoisomerase gives MTLTSPPSTAPRRIALLGATGSIGTSALDVIQALPHKLQAFGISVHRSVDQLDHLIKLHQPRLVAVSGDVVAHSGPHPHPLSLSTGRGGPEILTGPTAIETLARHPDVDMVLCAIVGAAGLRGSWAALEAGKPLALANKETLVVAGPLVTQLAERKKTLLLPVDSEHSAIFQIIQERGIHDVERIVLTASGGPFRGKSRNQLANVTRDEALNHPTWKMGPKITIDSATLMNKALEIIEARWLFGLQPEQIQVIIHPESIVHSFVEFRDGSVIAQLSPPDMKLPIQYALLYPERVPGPAKRLDWNTLKSLTFEQPDHDTFGALLLGYEVAQRGGTAGAALNAANEAAVARFLAGNLDFLDITPACSEIVAAHPFQAQPTLDTLMEVDSWARTEIEHWRT, from the coding sequence ATGACTTTGACCTCTCCCCCATCCACCGCTCCTCGCCGCATCGCGCTCCTCGGTGCCACCGGCTCCATCGGCACCAGTGCTCTCGATGTGATCCAGGCGCTTCCCCACAAACTCCAAGCCTTCGGCATCTCCGTACATCGCTCTGTTGATCAACTCGATCATCTCATCAAACTGCATCAACCAAGGCTTGTTGCTGTGAGTGGCGATGTTGTTGCACACTCCGGCCCTCACCCCCATCCCCTCTCCCTGAGTACAGGGAGAGGGGGGCCTGAAATTCTCACTGGCCCCACCGCCATCGAAACACTCGCCCGGCATCCCGATGTGGATATGGTGCTCTGCGCCATTGTTGGAGCAGCTGGCCTGCGAGGCAGTTGGGCAGCACTGGAAGCAGGTAAACCGCTCGCCCTGGCTAACAAGGAAACCCTGGTTGTTGCTGGTCCGCTGGTTACACAGCTAGCTGAACGCAAGAAAACGCTCCTGCTGCCTGTCGACAGTGAACACTCTGCAATCTTTCAGATCATCCAGGAACGGGGCATTCACGATGTTGAACGTATCGTTCTGACAGCCAGCGGCGGGCCGTTTCGAGGCAAATCGCGAAACCAGCTTGCCAATGTCACCAGGGATGAAGCGTTGAATCACCCCACCTGGAAAATGGGGCCGAAGATCACCATCGATTCCGCAACGCTGATGAACAAGGCACTCGAAATCATCGAAGCACGCTGGCTCTTTGGTTTGCAGCCTGAACAGATTCAGGTCATCATTCATCCCGAATCGATCGTCCATTCCTTTGTTGAATTTCGCGATGGTTCGGTGATCGCCCAGTTGTCACCACCCGATATGAAGTTACCGATCCAATATGCATTGCTTTACCCTGAGCGTGTTCCCGGCCCGGCCAAGAGGCTCGACTGGAATACCCTGAAATCACTGACTTTTGAGCAGCCCGACCATGATACGTTTGGAGCATTACTATTGGGATATGAAGTGGCACAACGAGGCGGCACAGCAGGTGCTGCCCTCAATGCCGCCAACGAGGCAGCAGTGGCCCGATTCCTGGCTGGCAACCTCGACTTTCTTGACATTACTCCAGCTTGTTCTGAGATCGTTGCGGCCCATCCCTTCCAAGCACAGCCTACCCTCGATACCTTAATGGAAGTGGATAGCTGGGCACGCACGGAGATTGAGCATTGGCGAACGTAA
- a CDS encoding site-2 protease family protein, which produces MANVTTDAPVKKSGLPLTELLVAIAIGAAIYFGVLRGKSFDDALRALLSIGMAIVGIGLLIFIHELGHFLAAKWCGVKVEAFAVGIGPLIPGLSFKRGDTHYGLAWFPIGGYVKMLGQVDDPNDQSQDAKEVADSPHSYKNKTVGQRMLIISAGVIMNVILGFLLFIIVYFFGKQEVVGKIGTVSPGSPAERAGLQAGSELLQVQNIQQPWYNDLNMSSALSNPGVTEVPVKFRTRDGKEHEAVLVPRKGKYDQRPTIGVTQPPGRKIHRAADVAARPWHPAGKSGFLPKDEIVSIKPKNQNEFIPVDNGLDIELIESQHRKQPLIYRVKRAGSKPEGEQVDLEVPTGHFRTLGIRMTMGPIVSLAATRPVVAQVLKEGDIIVSLNGDANVDPLKLPDLVEEIAASGKPCVLQIKRGEKTFDLNITPDMVKGRATWAESTPSNDAPMPFPALGISYQVKPVVAGIEPGSPADKAGIKVGDTIKKMAYKSVQPDFEDALDFTERYAWPFAISWMQDLPENTLYTITATDSEGKEKVFADLKPVEDTTWYLYTRGLRLEPETRLRVAENIWDAVVIGARESYRFVGMIYLNLYSLIRGNISVKLLNGPLGLAEMTYRVANIGLIDLLHLLAIISINLAVVNFLPIPVLDGGHMVLLLAEKIRGKPLNETWVMVVTYIGLAIVLLLMVSTVFLDITKYEWFQKLFNW; this is translated from the coding sequence TTGGCGAACGTAACCACGGATGCACCGGTCAAAAAATCAGGATTACCTCTCACCGAACTGCTGGTCGCCATTGCTATAGGAGCTGCCATCTATTTTGGCGTGCTTCGCGGAAAGAGTTTTGACGACGCCCTGCGTGCACTGCTCAGCATCGGCATGGCTATCGTCGGCATCGGCCTGTTGATCTTCATCCATGAACTGGGACACTTCCTCGCCGCCAAGTGGTGTGGCGTGAAAGTCGAAGCCTTTGCAGTGGGCATCGGGCCATTGATCCCCGGCCTCAGTTTCAAGCGAGGCGATACCCATTACGGCTTGGCCTGGTTCCCCATCGGCGGCTACGTGAAGATGCTCGGCCAGGTAGACGATCCCAATGATCAAAGCCAGGATGCGAAGGAAGTTGCAGACAGCCCACATTCCTACAAGAACAAAACCGTCGGGCAACGTATGCTGATCATCTCTGCCGGCGTCATCATGAATGTCATTCTTGGCTTTCTGCTTTTCATTATCGTTTACTTCTTCGGCAAGCAGGAAGTAGTAGGCAAGATTGGCACGGTGTCTCCCGGCTCTCCCGCAGAACGAGCTGGATTGCAGGCAGGTTCCGAATTACTGCAAGTCCAGAATATCCAACAACCCTGGTACAACGATCTAAATATGTCGTCGGCACTTTCGAATCCGGGAGTGACCGAAGTCCCTGTGAAGTTCCGTACCCGCGATGGCAAGGAACATGAAGCAGTGCTCGTGCCTCGTAAGGGGAAATACGATCAACGGCCTACCATCGGCGTTACCCAGCCACCAGGCCGCAAAATACATCGTGCTGCGGATGTTGCTGCACGTCCCTGGCATCCGGCAGGCAAGTCAGGTTTCCTCCCCAAGGATGAAATAGTTTCTATCAAGCCGAAAAATCAGAACGAGTTCATTCCCGTCGATAATGGCCTGGATATCGAACTCATCGAAAGCCAGCACCGCAAACAGCCTTTGATCTACCGTGTCAAGCGTGCAGGCAGCAAACCCGAAGGCGAACAGGTCGATCTGGAAGTTCCGACAGGCCATTTCCGCACTCTCGGCATTCGCATGACCATGGGGCCTATTGTCTCGCTGGCAGCAACGCGCCCGGTAGTGGCCCAAGTGCTTAAAGAAGGAGACATCATTGTCTCGCTCAATGGCGATGCCAATGTTGATCCGCTGAAGCTGCCTGACCTTGTCGAGGAGATTGCTGCATCAGGCAAGCCGTGCGTGCTACAGATCAAGCGGGGAGAAAAAACCTTTGATCTCAACATCACCCCCGACATGGTCAAAGGTCGAGCAACCTGGGCAGAATCAACACCCTCCAATGATGCCCCCATGCCATTCCCCGCACTGGGTATCAGCTACCAGGTGAAGCCTGTGGTTGCTGGCATCGAACCTGGTTCGCCCGCTGACAAAGCCGGGATCAAAGTGGGCGACACCATCAAGAAAATGGCCTACAAGAGCGTGCAGCCCGATTTCGAGGATGCACTCGATTTTACCGAACGCTACGCTTGGCCGTTTGCCATTTCGTGGATGCAGGATCTCCCCGAGAATACGCTCTACACCATCACTGCAACCGATAGTGAAGGCAAAGAGAAGGTCTTTGCTGATCTGAAACCCGTAGAAGACACCACCTGGTACCTCTACACCCGTGGTCTGCGTCTAGAACCGGAAACCAGGTTGCGTGTTGCAGAAAACATCTGGGATGCAGTCGTCATCGGAGCCAGGGAATCCTACCGCTTCGTCGGCATGATTTATCTCAATTTGTACAGCCTCATCCGAGGCAACATTTCCGTCAAACTGCTCAACGGCCCACTGGGGCTGGCCGAAATGACCTACCGCGTTGCCAACATCGGCCTGATCGACTTGCTTCATCTTCTTGCCATCATCAGCATCAACCTGGCAGTGGTCAACTTCCTGCCCATCCCGGTACTCGATGGCGGGCACATGGTGCTTTTGCTGGCTGAGAAAATTCGAGGCAAGCCGCTGAACGAAACCTGGGTGATGGTGGTAACCTACATCGGGCTGGCCATCGTGTTGTTACTGATGGTCTCAACCGTCTTCCTCGACATTACCAAGTACGAATGGTTCCAGAAGCTTTTTAACTGGTGA